Proteins encoded within one genomic window of Stigmatopora argus isolate UIUO_Sarg chromosome 21, RoL_Sarg_1.0, whole genome shotgun sequence:
- the bet1 gene encoding BET1 homolog, with amino-acid sequence MRRANLGEAATGQYVASGYSVYEEENEHLQEGLRAKVSALKSLSIDIGTEVKYQNKMLDEMDSDFDSTGGLLGATIGRVKKLSRGSQTKLLCYMLLFCLFVFFVLYWFIKLR; translated from the exons ATGAGGCGCGCCAACTTGG GTGAAGCAGCAACTGGGCAATATGTAGCGAGTGGATACAGTGTGTACGAAGAGGAAAATGAACATTTACAGGAGGGACTGAGGGCCAAAGTCAGCGCTTTAAAAAGT CTGTCCATCGACATAGGAACGGAAGTGAAGTACCAAAATAAAATGCTGGATGAGATG GACAGCGACTTTGACTCAACGGGCGGTCTTCTCGGCGCCACCATCGGCCGAGTCAAAAAACTTTCGAGAGGCAGTCAAACCAAACTGCTGTGCTACATGTTGCTCTTCTGCCTTTTTGTCTTCTTTGTACTCTACTGGTTCATCAAGTTGAGGTGA